CGAACTCCGTCACTACAAGGTGGAGCCATACGTGGTTGCCGCCGACATCTATTCAGCGCCCGGTCAGATCGGACATGGCGGTTGGACCTGGTACACAGGCTCGGCCGGCTGGATACACCGCGCCGGGCTCGAAAGCATCCTGGGCGTGCGGTTTGAGGGATCGTTTCTGCATCTCGACCCCTGCATCCCGAACAGTTGGCCAGGGTTCGAGGTCACTCTCCGTCGCCGCTCTGCCCGCATGCGAATAAAGCTAGACAACCCGAATGGCTTCTCCCGCGGGGTGGCCTCGGCACAACTGGATGGGATATTGCTCGCTCAGCGTCCCCTCCGGGTCGAGTTGATCGACGACGGGCGCGTTCACGAACTCCTGGTTACGCTAGGCTGATGCAAGCGAGGAGCCTCCGATCGCGCGAATTCTGCATCCTGAAGCGCGATGCTATCGACGTGACGGACAATATGGGAGGAGTGGCAAGTAGACATGGGAACAACTCCTGTGACCATACGCTATCGTCAGACCGGCGCGACTTGCCGGTGAGGAGATTGCGCGGGATCGCTCCTTGTCCCGCTTATGGCCGCCAGGAAGTCGATAGCCGTTGGCTTCGACTCTCCTGTACGCTCGACGTGGTCCAGGCGGCGAAGAATTTGAAAGGCTTTCTGTGGAATGATCTCACCGGCCTTCCCGGCTGATAGAAAGCTGGTCTTGCCGCCTCAGGTTGATGGACAACCGTTGATCACATTGATCTTCTCCGTGACGCCATTGTGGCGCGGCAAGGTGAAGCTGACCCCCTTCGTGACGCGCCTGACATGGCCAGTCCACGCGGATGAGTGATCGAAAAGACCGTCATACCGACCAGTCTGCGCATGTCCTCACCCGCGACAATGCGGGCTTCTGTCGGTCCAAGAACGCGCATCGACATCTGCGTTGACATGGACTTTTGCGAGCGAGCGCCTATCTGGCCTGTTTGCAGATGGGACCCGCCTTCACGCTTTCCGGCAAAGCGGGGACGATCCGGTCGTCACGACTGTGAAACCCCAGGCCAGTTCGCCGTCAGATGAAGACGGATTTGTAGGTCCGATCCGTTTGAAACGGGAGGAACGATAGACATGCGTACTTCATCATGGATTACATGGGATAGCGTAAAATCGCAGCCAATTCCTTGCCGTCAGGGATCTCTTCGCGCCGAACGCCCAGGATTCGAGCCCTCGAACACAACGCGCGCCTGGCGATCTCATCGACCACGCCGTAGTTGGCAGCATCGCCCTTCGTGTTGAAAGTCACAGCACCCGTTTCCTCATCGACGAAGCCATCGACGACGGTATCGATATCAACCAGCAAATACTCTACGCCACCAAATGTAGCCGCCCGCGCCGCGTCGGACACATCCGTGGTTGTTCGATTCTGGCTTGCGCATTGCTCGAAACTGCGATGCAAGCTAGCGATCACGTTTTTGTAGTGGACGTCGAGGACTGGTCTTGCCGCACTTGCCAGTTCAGCGTCACTCAAACGATCCGGGCTTCCTGAAATGGTTTCGGGAAGTGCGGGGATGGCGCTCAGGGAACGGAACAAGGATTCCACCGGCTGGGTCGCTGCCAGAATCACTGGGATTTCCGAGTGCATGAGAACAGGTCTCAACGCGGCATCAACCTTGCGAATGTATTGCGCCAGGCGAACCTTCTGCCCCTCGGAACCCTGAATGCGCCCACTGGCCGTGCGATCGTTGATAGTTGATTTGCCAACGGCGCTGGCGGCATCCTTCGGCAGATTGGAAACCCTGATTTGGGCGGCAGGCAGATCTGAAGAGACCTCGATCAATCTCACCGCATTTTCCGAAATAGCCAAAATATGGGCGGCATGCGGAAACGTGATCGCACGCATCAGCGGCTTGAGATGGAAGCGGTCAGAAACTTCGACCATATCGGTCAATTTGTTGGCCAGACGATAGGTTCGGATGAGGTCGGGCGTTGCGAGGATTGCCAGGCTGCGTGCCTGACGTAACCAGAACGCGTCATCGACCAGAAGATGGTCGAACTGTTCCTGCAATGGCCATATGCGTCGCTTGTCGAAACCCGCCGCTTCTAGCTGGCTGATGGCGTTCTTTACCAGATTGCCAAGATTAATCCGGCTTTTCCTGATCTCACGAGTAAGCGGCGTGGTGTGTAGATAAATCGAGACGCAAGCATCCGATCGGACCTGATTGAGATCACCGAATTCTCTAGACGTAGGCGTGTCAACGTACAGCATGCATCATTCTCCTGAAGGGCGTTCGGTTAGAAACCAGTCTTTTTGATATAGGTGTTAACACCTGTTAACACCTATTTTTAAGATCCATTCGAATTAGCCGAGCGTTATGTCGCACGCTCGAAAGAATTATGGAGAATTGTGGATTCGATTATCAAAATACCCGTACAGAATTTCGTGTCGAAATGTCGCAACAGGGCGGTTTCGGATTGAAAGGTCATATCCGAGGACTATATCGGAGTAATGATCCCGTTCAGTCATTATAGGAGGTTCCTGCTTTTCGCAGGCTCGCTACTGAACCGCTCGTAGCCCCGAGCGGGCCGACGCTCGCGTCTGTTACCGCCTCGGGGCTTTCTGATCCCTCACCGATCAAATGAACAGGACGGCACTTAGTCGCCGACTGAGGAATGACTTTCGGGCAATCCAGACCGGATCCTCTGTTTGTCGACCTCAGTAGCCGATCGCGCCGTTCCGCCACCTGGATGCGGCGAACGCCAATTCCGCGCCAACAGTATTTTCGACAATGGAGAGCGACATGTCCGATCGCCTGAGAACACAAGTGCAGAGCCGTATCCTGTCCGATCCAGCGCAGCAGAAAAAGCCGGGATTTCTGCATCGGCTAGTTCTCGCGCCTTTCGAGGGTAGACAGCGGCGCAAGGCGATCAACGAGCTTGAACGCTTGGACGACAGAATGCTTGCAGACATTGGCATCTTGCGCAGCGAAATTCCGCAAGTGATTGACGGGTTGAGCTCCCAATACGCCGAGACGGCGTGTCTGCGAACGCTTGTCGCCGCACCGGAATGCAGAAGCGACCCGCTACGGGAGGCAACATGACGACCACTGGCCTGTGCCAGAGACCTCATCGCCAGGCCATTTACGCGAATTGATCAACAGAGAACACGACCTATGATCTCCTCCGCAGACTTTCCCGACCTGTTTCCCTCCATGGCCGAACCAAAGCGTCGTTTAGAGTTCCGCCGGAGGAGCGATCCGCCGTATAGTGTCTGCATTGCCCTATGGGATGAGGGACAAATATTGGACAGTGCTTCGCCGCTGCCTGAAGTTCCTTACGCAGGTGACAGAAGGCGTGACCCGCTGGGGATGGGCATCCTTTTTTCTATTATGCCGGTGTTTGCCGCTATGTGGGCCACTGTGGCTATCCTCTCGATGTCCGGTGGGAGTTACGCGGAGCAAAGGCGTCGTGACTCAAGCGGTCACCGCTGTGCGATCACGGGAGCGAAGCCGTAAGGCGACCCAGAACCGTTGTGATGCCACGCGCAAATGTCTATCGGCGCAGATCGTGTCTCGTGTTCCGAACTACATGTCCATGCGACTTCGACTCACCTCGGTCGGCGAATTCGAGGCGGATTTTCGACTTGGCAAGATGCCAACAGGCCGATTTCGCAAAGAGCCAGCCGTGCAATGGCTGCGGAATTGGTGCCGCGCCGGACTCGAAAGCATCCTGGGGGTGCGGTTTGAGAGGGTCGTCTCTCCATCCCTTGTATTCCTGCAGTTGGCCAGGTTTCGAGGTCACTCTTCGTCGCTCTCCCGCGGGGTGGCTTCGGCACAGCTGGATGGGATCTTGCTTGTTCAGCGTCCGCTCCGGGTCGAGTTGACCGGCGACGGCGCCTGGATGAACTCGTGGTTACGCTAGACTGACGCGAGCGACGGATCAATGGCGCCTGCCCGCAGACTATTCGATGATGGCATCAAAGCTACTCGGTCTCGGCCGCCACCATCAGCGATAGCCAACACACATCACATAATCGCGCAAAAGCGTCTCTTCTTGTTCCACCTCCAGCATGAGGGCCTCAAGCGCATCTCGCGCGTTGAGTACTCCGATCGGTCGAGACTCCGCATCGGTGACGGGAATGTTTTTCAGCCGGCGCTCCTTCATGATCGACCAGACGTCGTGCAACCAGTCGGTCGGCCGGCAGATGACGACATCTTCGGTCATAACCGACGATACCGCGATCTGGCAGGTTGAACCTTGGCATCGGCCGACCTGCCTTACGATGTCCGTTTTCGTAATAACGCCCTTCAAATGCCCATCGGGGCCGCAGACAACGACCAGGTCCGATGAGCCGCCAAGCAGTCGCGCTGCTTTAAGCAAGGGCGCATCATATCCAATAGTGGCCAGCCTCTTGTGGGCAATGGGTACGACTCTATCAACGAGCATTTGTTCGTCCTCCCCGCTCTCAGCCGCCCAAGGAGATACGCAACGTAGCGACAATGCCCGTTACGGCCAGCGCGAAGCAGCCCAAACGAATCGCTATCAACACCGGAAATCTCGCTCCTGAATGAACGTAGTCCTCGATTACAACCTGAAGTCCGAGGGCCATGTGATAAAACAGCGCCACCAGCAGCAGCACCATACAGATCGTCGCGGACGGCATCCTGAGCCAGGTGACGACACCAGCATGGTCCCTGCCAGTGAGGGCGATCACGGACGCCAGGAACCATATTGTCAGCGGGATCAGCGCAATAGCCGACACGCGCTCGGCCCACCAATGCCCGACGCCTTTGCTGGCCGAGCCAAGCCCGGTCGCGCGGCTTAGTGGTGGGCGCGTATGCTTCTCCAACCTCCTACCCCGCGATGTAGATGCTGAGCGCCCATGTTGCTCCGGTGAGCAACAAGCTGGCTATGACCACTGCCCAGCCGGAGGCATAGATCGTGCGAAGTTGAAAACCATATCCCGCGTCCCAAAACAAATGCCGGATCCCACCGCAGAGATGCATGAAGAAGGAAAACGCGCCTCCAATCATCAAGAGCCGTCCGATCCATGATCCTATGACGCTTTGAACCGTGGAGAATGCTTGCGGGCCGGTTGCGGCGGCAGAGAGCCAGATCACCAGGAACACCGCAAAGGCGCTCAGGACAACGCCGGTGATGCGATTAGCGATCGAGAGAACCGAGGTAAGCTGCGGTCTGTAGATTTGAATGTTGGGCGAGAGCGGCCGCCTGCGGCTGGCAATAGTCTTCATTTCTTTCCCCTCAGCCTGTCCGCTCGACAAGCATTTTCTTGATCTCGGCGATTGCCTTTCCAGGATTCAGTCCCTTGGGGCAGGTGCGCGTACAGTTCAGAATCGTGTGGCATCGGTAGAGCCGGAAAGGATCCTCCAGATCATCGAGCCGCTCGCCAGTCGCCTCGTCGCGGCTGTCAATGAGCCAGCGGCAGGCATGCAGCAGCGCGGCAGGGCCGAGGAAGCGATCGCCATTCCACCAATGACTGGGGCACCCCGACGTGCAACAGAAGCAGAGAATGCACTCATAGTAGCCGTCAAGCTCAGCTCTTTCGGCCGGCGACTGAAGGCGCTCCCGTTCCGGCGCAGGCGCCTTGGAGTGGAGCCAAGGTTCGATGAGGCTGTATTGGGCAAACATATGCGTGAGATCTGGAACCAGATCCTTGATGATCCTCAGATTGCTCAAGGGGTAGATCGTTGCTGGCTCGTCCGTTTCGGCTATGTATCTTGTGCAGGCCAGCCAGTTCGTACCGTCGATGTTCATCGCACACGAGCCGCACACGCCCTCCCGGCATGAGCGGCGAAACGTCAGGGTCGGGTCGACCTTGTTCTTGATCCAGATGAGGGCGTCCAGAACCATCGGACCGCAGTCGTCGAGATCGATTTCAAAGATGTCTATGACCGGATTGTCGCCGGAGTCGGGATCGTAGCGGTAAATCTCGAATGTCTTTACACGCGCTGCGGCCGCCGCAGGCACAGGCCAGCGTTTCCCTTTTCCTATGCGAGATTCTTTACCTACGCCGAGTTTCCTAGGCAGCGGAAACCGTTTCAACACCGTCACTTGGGGGAGTTGGTCCGAGGATTCTATGAGAAAGGGGCTTCTTTTATCCTCGGTCATCCGCTTGGCCTTCGAAGTGCCCTGGGCAGAGCGTG
The nucleotide sequence above comes from Mesorhizobium sp. 131-2-1. Encoded proteins:
- a CDS encoding DUF1127 domain-containing protein, with protein sequence MSDRLRTQVQSRILSDPAQQKKPGFLHRLVLAPFEGRQRRKAINELERLDDRMLADIGILRSEIPQVIDGLSSQYAETACLRTLVAAPECRSDPLREAT
- the sdhC gene encoding succinate dehydrogenase, cytochrome b556 subunit, which translates into the protein MKTIASRRRPLSPNIQIYRPQLTSVLSIANRITGVVLSAFAVFLVIWLSAAATGPQAFSTVQSVIGSWIGRLLMIGGAFSFFMHLCGGIRHLFWDAGYGFQLRTIYASGWAVVIASLLLTGATWALSIYIAG
- a CDS encoding succinate dehydrogenase iron-sulfur subunit translates to MKRFPLPRKLGVGKESRIGKGKRWPVPAAAAARVKTFEIYRYDPDSGDNPVIDIFEIDLDDCGPMVLDALIWIKNKVDPTLTFRRSCREGVCGSCAMNIDGTNWLACTRYIAETDEPATIYPLSNLRIIKDLVPDLTHMFAQYSLIEPWLHSKAPAPERERLQSPAERAELDGYYECILCFCCTSGCPSHWWNGDRFLGPAALLHACRWLIDSRDEATGERLDDLEDPFRLYRCHTILNCTRTCPKGLNPGKAIAEIKKMLVERTG
- the sdhD gene encoding succinate dehydrogenase, hydrophobic membrane anchor protein, translated to MEKHTRPPLSRATGLGSASKGVGHWWAERVSAIALIPLTIWFLASVIALTGRDHAGVVTWLRMPSATICMVLLLVALFYHMALGLQVVIEDYVHSGARFPVLIAIRLGCFALAVTGIVATLRISLGG
- a CDS encoding CBS domain-containing protein codes for the protein MLVDRVVPIAHKRLATIGYDAPLLKAARLLGGSSDLVVVCGPDGHLKGVITKTDIVRQVGRCQGSTCQIAVSSVMTEDVVICRPTDWLHDVWSIMKERRLKNIPVTDAESRPIGVLNARDALEALMLEVEQEETLLRDYVMCVGYR
- a CDS encoding baeRF11 domain-containing protein codes for the protein MLYVDTPTSREFGDLNQVRSDACVSIYLHTTPLTREIRKSRINLGNLVKNAISQLEAAGFDKRRIWPLQEQFDHLLVDDAFWLRQARSLAILATPDLIRTYRLANKLTDMVEVSDRFHLKPLMRAITFPHAAHILAISENAVRLIEVSSDLPAAQIRVSNLPKDAASAVGKSTINDRTASGRIQGSEGQKVRLAQYIRKVDAALRPVLMHSEIPVILAATQPVESLFRSLSAIPALPETISGSPDRLSDAELASAARPVLDVHYKNVIASLHRSFEQCASQNRTTTDVSDAARAATFGGVEYLLVDIDTVVDGFVDEETGAVTFNTKGDAANYGVVDEIARRALCSRARILGVRREEIPDGKELAAILRYPM